The Candidatus Obscuribacterales bacterium genome has a segment encoding these proteins:
- a CDS encoding FAD-dependent hydroxylase has product MVLTQAAQSPQAIASRSVDYDVTIVGGGIVGLTLACSLKDSGLRIALMEARPKEAGFANRRAYAITLLSGRIFQRLGIWDEVLPQITTFQQIRLAEELHPEVVDLQPDDLGTPDLGYVAEHGVLLRALHRRLEQCSTVDWLCPATVQSVRYESQQATLTVALDDNVRQVTSRLVIAADGARSPIRQQAGIQTHGWKYWQSCITVVLRPEQSHQNIAREHFWASGPFATLPLPGNRCQIVLTAPHRQAQHWLEAPEAEFIAELQRRYQGQLGELDMVSDRQLFPVQLMYSDRYVQSRLALVGDAAHCCHPVGGQGMNLGIRDAAALAQVLTQAQQRGQDIGSLKILRRYERWRRLETLAILIFTDVLDRLFSNNWWWLRRLRRLGLWGMNRVWLVRHLSLRLMTGLSGRLPDLAQPGLKSTVDCS; this is encoded by the coding sequence ATGGTGTTAACACAGGCAGCCCAATCACCTCAGGCGATCGCCTCCCGTTCTGTAGACTATGACGTGACCATTGTGGGCGGTGGTATTGTCGGGCTAACCCTAGCCTGCAGCTTGAAAGATTCGGGGCTCCGCATCGCCCTCATGGAAGCTCGCCCCAAGGAAGCCGGATTTGCCAACCGTCGCGCCTATGCCATTACCCTGCTCTCCGGCAGAATTTTTCAGCGTCTAGGCATCTGGGATGAGGTACTGCCCCAGATCACCACGTTTCAGCAGATTCGCCTAGCGGAAGAACTGCATCCCGAGGTGGTAGACCTGCAGCCCGATGACTTGGGTACCCCAGACCTGGGTTATGTGGCAGAACATGGCGTCCTACTGCGGGCGCTACACCGTCGCCTAGAGCAATGCTCAACCGTAGACTGGCTCTGTCCTGCTACGGTGCAGTCGGTGCGCTACGAATCTCAGCAGGCCACCCTCACAGTGGCCCTTGACGATAACGTCCGCCAGGTCACCAGCCGTCTTGTGATTGCCGCTGACGGAGCGCGATCGCCCATCCGCCAGCAGGCAGGCATTCAGACCCATGGCTGGAAATATTGGCAGTCCTGCATTACCGTGGTGCTGCGTCCTGAGCAATCCCATCAAAATATTGCCCGCGAACATTTCTGGGCCAGCGGCCCCTTTGCTACCCTGCCCCTGCCTGGCAATCGCTGCCAGATCGTGCTCACGGCTCCCCATCGCCAGGCCCAGCATTGGCTAGAGGCTCCAGAAGCCGAGTTTATCGCTGAACTCCAGCGGCGCTATCAAGGGCAGTTGGGTGAGCTAGACATGGTGAGCGATCGCCAACTGTTTCCCGTACAGCTCATGTATAGCGATCGCTATGTGCAATCTCGCCTAGCCCTGGTAGGGGATGCTGCCCACTGCTGCCATCCGGTCGGTGGTCAGGGCATGAACCTAGGCATTCGTGATGCAGCGGCCTTAGCCCAAGTGCTCACCCAAGCCCAGCAGCGGGGGCAGGATATTGGCTCGCTGAAGATCCTGCGGCGGTATGAACGCTGGCGGCGGCTCGAAACCCTGGCCATTTTGATATTTACAGATGTACTCGATCGCCTCTTTTCCAACAATTGGTGGTGGCTGCGGCGGCTGCGGCGGCTAGGATTATGGGGCATGAACCGGGTCTGGCTCGTTCGCCATCTTTCCCTGCGCCTGATGACTGGATTAAGCGGGCGATTGCCGGATTTAGCCCAGCCGGGCTTGAAAAGCACTGTAGACTGCTCGTGA